AAACATAAGTTTACCTATCTTAGGTAGTCATGCCTGTTTATACATGTCAAAACCTAGCGACGGATAAATGTAGCTAAGCTACCTTCAAGTTAAATGCACAAGGCAATGAAAAAGCAGATACCGCAAAAGCAAATTTTAGATGGCTAATAGAAAACTTGAAACAGAGACCAGTCTTACACTCCAAAAGCATCCAAAGCAATGATGGAAGGGAAAACATAATTGTTTATAACAAGATGAATATGTAGAGGAAGTCACCTTTGACAGCAGAGAGCAAATTGAAGAGCCTATTGCTTGCATCATATCAACTGCTGAACCAATAGCATCTTTAACTTCAATGATGTCTGCCTGTCAAATGAGACAACTATATTATTCCCATAGTTGGATTGATATCACTGAGTTCACCTGTTGATATGAAAAAGCAGGAAATTCAAACCTTGGCTCCGTTAACTATGGGAAGACAGAGTGTGCTAGCTTTCAATGCTTCGGTAGCTCCTGATAATGAGCTCGAATGGTCTTGCTCCATGAGAGACCACTCCTCCAGATAGGCCATCTGCAGTAAACAAATTTTTAAAATGTTGAAATGCACAATTCATAAAGAATTAGAACAAATCTTGAAAATCATATTTTCATGAAAAGAGCTACAGGATAATAGCTTATCTTCCATTGCatcaagaaaaagacaaaaaaaggacTCCATAAATTATTATACATCTTCTGGAGCATGTCCCTTCTAACAAACGCTTCATATGGCAGCATATTTGACTTGTATAAACTATTATGTTTGCttatttcataaatgaaaagtttCTTGGGGACAATTAAGATATTTCTTTTTTCCAGCTTTTCTAATGAAGAGACAAGTACTACCCCACGGTCTTGATGCTACACTTGGAATTTTTGAATGAATCGACACATTTAACACCTCAGAGAAGTTATGATGCATTAAGTCTACAAATTCCCTTATTATTATAGAAAACCTTCTCCGACTTCTCTGGTTTATTTCACACTCCAATATAAGTTCTGGTAGCCATTACTACTTCATGCTTCACATGCTTCCCATTCAACACATTTCTAAGTTCTAAATTTCTGTGTTAAATAATTTGGTTTCGTTTCATCCTGCTAAAGTCCTTAAACTCTATAGAAATTAAGAACCCTGAGATGACACCTCATTGGAATATGCCACTTGGCCAATGGGTGATCAGGTCTCTGTTAAGATGAGATTGGCTGAAAATAGCTAAGGTCAGTTTGGAATCAGCAAATATTGATTGAGGTTGACCAGATTAGTTGAAGTTCATCAGTATAAATCAGTATCTCGAGTTCAGTGGAAATTGGACAGAGTTAGTGGGATAGGCCAAGATTGACCAATTGGATCAGTAGCCAACCAGACAGATCCCGGCCATACCTAATATAATCATCTCTGGTAAGTTGAAGGGTTTTAGGATGACTCAAGCAACTCTCAATTTGAATTGATTGCTTTTTGTCAGGATTGGACAAATTTTTTGAACATGATACAATGTTTTTCTTAAGAGATTCACTTGATTAGTGACAAATTGTCAGGAGCAACTCAAGGATGTATCTTCTGTTCCAACTAATTTTGTCCATTAAATTTCACTATAATTACTGAAGTATCTTCTGTCAAGATATTCTTCACTTGTAATCTTCCAGCATTCAACCAGAGGGAATGGTACTCCCTTTGGCTTGTTATTTCTGCCTAAGAGATGATTGTTGTCCACTTGTTAAATACATGTCTTCTTCCTCTCAACCAAACACTTTTTGAGACACGAAATTTTGGAGGGTTTCAGTTTGGCACTTTGGGGTCATGATACTGCATAAATAATGAAAGAATTGTGCGAAACTTCTGATAACATTTCTTTGTTACCCAATGTTCAAAACTAGAAATATGGTGGTTGTCACAGACAGTTGGCTGCTGAGCCAACAGCTCATCATTGAACTTACAAAATGACCAAGTCTACTTGCAGGGAAATATGAAGCATGAACTAAAGTAGAACTATAATGCAAATTAAAGAAAGGCCTGATCAGACATTTTAAAACAAAGAGATAACTTGGAAATAAAGGCTTACTTGCTCCTTAAGAATGGAAATTAGCTTTAAGTTCTGTGTCAGAATTTGTAGCTTGATCCTTTTAATAGTGATGGAATCACGCAACTTTGAGGTAGTTATCCATGCATCATATAAGTTTTTCTGTAAAGATCAAATGAAAGCATTAGCTAATAAAGCATCATCCAATCTTCGTTGATATAGATGAAACAAAAGCATTGTCTAATCAAACATACGAGTGTATCTGAAAGCACAAGTATACCATTAGAACAAAATCAGCAAGAAGCAAACACAAAATTATGGATGATATATCTGGAAGCATAACTGCGAAATGTAGGTCTAAAATAACAATCCAAAACACAATTAGATCTACATATGACTTACATGAGACCATTCTTACAATGCTAACCATCCATCTCAACATTATGCACTACCCTAACTTTCAGCATATGTTGCTTCTAAATTGTTCAACATTTTGATCCATGAAGTATGATGGCACTTATAGACATCCTGTAAAATTCCCATTTGAAATCGTAGGGTTATAGGAAACTATATACAGCTCACCAATAGTTTTTTGCTGCTCTTGATCATCTACCTTTTGTTCCATGAGCAATAAGTTTGTTTCATTTTTATCCATAAATCAATAATTTTTCATTAATTTATTGAACTTCATTTTGTTCTTCATTATGAAATTCAAATGTCAATAGAGCAATATGCTTCAGTTAAAGCAAAGCATTCGAGAATATCAGGATAATCATAAGTTGTTGGTTTCAACTGTTTAAACCAACTTGACATTCCTATACTATTCATGTAGAGAGATTATTTGGACGTACACAGACCACCTTCGATGAATCCTCCTGATCTTTAGAATTGGCACAACCTCCATCTGATGATTTCCTCACATTATAAGCCTTGGAAGACTAATCATCCCAAGATTAGCTACAATTACTATTTAAGAATTTTCATGTGAAATATTCAGCGAAGGTACCTATATTCAGTGAATGCAATTCAGCCACAAATTTATCTTACATAATGCTCTCCACAAATGCTttgcattaaaaaagaaaaaaaaagtggaaGATTCTATATCACAGAAAGATTTTGTAAAAGCCACAAACTTTGCTCATGTTGTGCTGGGAAGAAGAACAAATAGGAAATCCATCACAATGTAGCGAGAATTTATAAACAAAAATGACTTTGAAAAAGCTAATAACATTCAAGATTACCTCTACAGTTAGTTTCTGCACTAGCAGTGCAGCATTAGCCCTGGCATTAACACATCGCCATTGTAAATGCCGGTTATCGAGCAGCCTCAACGTGTGAGCCTCCTCAATTCTATTCTCCCCCTTCTTTGCTCTCCGAACTTCAGCAGCAAAGCTTATAATCGAAGGTGCATTGCCTGGTTGACAAACTGGAGAGGTGCTCATCGATACATTACTCCTTGCCCGCAAAGGACTAGCCATACCCCTTGATGGTGAAGTCACAAGCTTACTCGGGGAAGAAGGTCTCATGGGTCCACGGAGTGGTGAAGAAACAGACCTCGGAGAAGACGATGGGCTATCCACCAACAATTTCTTGACCACCCCCATCCTTGGTCTTGAATCTGGCGAAGATAGTGGAGAACAAGTTTCAGGATAGCGGCGCATCTGGCCGTTTGTATCCTGCCAAAATCTTGCTGAGACACTGATTCCCCGGGAAGTCACCTTTGCCCTGGGAGGCACACTGAACTCTAGCGCCCCAGAATTGCTGCCAGAGGACACACTATCAGTATCGGATGAAGCTGAGAGATCACCGCCATCAAACGAAGCCCTTCTCGCACTATCATCAAACATCATCGACTGCTGGAGCAACCTGACGGTGGCCAAGATCGGTTCTTTCTTCTCAGATGAACAATTCGAGCTCCTCATCGACGGATTTGATGGCTGGGCTCTGGAGGCGGGCCATCGGTGGTGGTTGTCAAAGggcctagagttctccaaattgtCACCCGCCTTCGCTGGAGCGGCGGGAGAAGCATTAGCTCGCCGCCGCTCGGGAGTAGGCTTTCGGGAGGGGCTGGGGGAGACCGCCCTAGCGCGGCTAGTCTGGTAGAAAAAGGACTCCCCCTGGAACGAGACAGAGAGGCTCCGCGTCGTCTTGCAGAGGGTGCGCGCGGCGGCAGAGGGCTCCGCCGGGGTCGGGCGGGGATCGGTCTGCGGCGTGGAAGGCCGAGCCCGATCTACGGAGAGGGATCGCTTCTGAGCAGTCGATTGGGGCAATGCCATCGGCGTGGAGTACCGGGGGGTCACCAGCGGCGACGGGAAGCGCCGCGAGCCGGACGAAGCGCTCGAGGAAGAGAAGGTAGTGGCGGTGGAATATGAGGTGGAGGTAGAGGACGAGGAGGAACTATAAGACGAGAGGTACCGGGAAGTGATCTCCTTGACGCGAGGCCGCCTCGTGCCGGCAGCAGCATTGTCCTTTTCGGAGGGgatcagcggcgagcggcgagggTTCTGGAGATCATCACGATGGGGAGGCGGCGAAGTGTTCTTATGGTGGCGGGGAGCATTCCGGGAAGCGGCGGCGTTGGTGGCAGCTGCCGGGACCGCGGCCACCATCGATCTCGCCGCCCTACCTCGATCTCCGGCTTCCCTCTCGAATTATAGCAATCGGAAGCACGGGAAGGGGGTTACGCAACAAGCGGAGCACCGGACTCCAGCACTACTCGGAGGAGGAGAATTATAAGAATGAGACGAAACAAAGAAGAGTGTGAAGCAGAGTAGAGTGTctgcttgtgtgtgtgtgtgtgagagagagagagagagagagagaggctttgcATCTGAGAGAGAAGAGACcggtctctgtctctctctctcttacagaGACGCACACTATATTGCTAAAGCTTTTGTTAGTTGTGTTAGTGTGGTTTTGCTGTTAAGTAATGCAAGGTTTTGCTGCTCTGCTAAGATAGCACTGGGAGAGTGTGTATCTGTGCATTGGGATCAGAGTTCAAGCAGTAAAAATACAGAGAGTGCACAGTGGACTAATAGAGTAAGAGAGAAGGCAACCCAGAATGGTGTTTGGTGTGGCAACAGTGAGCAACACATGAACTGTAATAAATGGGGCCAAAGGAAGGGAGATGAAGGTTGCAGTGTCAAAGGGCAGAGGAGTTGGGTGGCATGGAGGGAGGGGAAGACAGACAGACAGGCTTCTGAAGAGGGCATAGATGCTGTTTCCCTTCTCTTACCCCTTCCCTTCCTTAAAGGATCCAAAGCATTGATAGAGTAGATTACAGTTGTTGGACaacaatggaggaggaggaggaggaggactcaaATTAGACTTCACCCAATGGAAGAAGAGATCACAAAAGGGAAGAGCAGGTAGCAGCAGTGTGGGAGGTGGGCAGGTCTCTGGACCTaatttttctatgccaaacctaacTTGGGAAGGACAGAATGAAGAGCTTAATCAATTTGATTAATATGTTAATTAAAGATGATAGATAATGCTGCCAAAGTAAGTTGAGATCTGGCAGAGAGCATGGTGGTGGCACTGCAAAATACCCACTTAAAGCTCCTTTGGATGTGAAGTGTGTTACTATGCTACTTACTAGTGGCTTCAGTTCATCTGCTACCTTATTAGATTGCATGGATTTGGTTTATGGTGCCAACCAAAGTGGATCATTTCTCTTCACAGTTTGAAGTGAGGAAAGTTTACCTGATGAGTCCAACTTATATATTCAATCACATAGTCAGAAATAGATTAGGGGTTGGATGGTTGTTTTCAGCATTACTTGGCTTGCAATTGCAGGTAAACATGGCTACTGCTTGATGAGGCTTGGAATTGCTTCTGCTTAATACCAACTAATAAGAGCATTGTTGTGATGGGAAGTTGGATAAAACATGCTTGTGAATCCAATACAGCATTCAAGTATGTGACATCCACACATGCCTTTGTTGCATCATTAGCAAACCAAAAACAAATGTAAAGTTGATTGGTCATAATTTTCTCTTAATATAGTATAATTTTATAGAATAATGAGCCAACTTTTccctttttataaaataaaaaataaaaaagttttctAAAGCAGAAATTAGtacaatttataaataatatctaAATCTTTTGCTACTGCATCCCTTTTTTCtctaaaaaaaattttcaatcgAATATCTAGTCTCATGATTATAGACAGTAATTAACAATCATTATGCTGTTCTTTAATTAGAGAAGATTAATGGTCAATCTCATGTTCTCTTTTATCTTGTAAGTTCTTTTTTAGAGAATTATGAAATATCGAAATAAATCTAATGTCTCTCCAATGTTGTTCATCCAAATATCTTAAAAGCTTAAACGATCCGAAAAGGATTATATATATTCATAAATCTTAAAGATAATTGGGTTTAGGGTTGGCCTATTACCATGATAAAGATCTTAATTGAGTGAGTAGAATCAGGACGAATAAGCTTTAGAACTCGTTCGAGAAAAGGCCGGCGAGCTACATCCAACGCAATGATCTTAATGATGATGATGGCGTAGCTACTAAACCTAACTTGGTTGCCAAACCACTAGAGGCCATCTTGTGTCTTGTGCCCGTCCGAATGCTAACCGATGAAAGGAAAGACGTGCTAACTCCGAGAGTACGTACGTCGTTGTCTGGAGAAGAGGTTCATGGGACAAGTTAAGAGCATGAGCGCATGCTCGTATCGAGCCCATGAAATCTCCATTCCTTGCAATGAGCTCTTCTTTGAATCCATATATCAACACACAGATCAtccatggaggaggaggtggtggagaagaagaggaggagaggacacagaaagaagatgaggaggaggatcCAACGGATcaacaattttcttcttttttcttttgatgaAGATAAGATGTCATCTTGACACCTTGCAATCAACAACTAGATAGATTATTGAGCTCGAGTTTTAATATTGTTTCTATCGAGAGAGTGAGTATGGCATGATCCTTAGATGTCTAAGCGTTCAATTACGAGAGAACAGATGATGATAATAAACAATTGCTACATCTACCTTTTGGTTGCTTAAAAATATAGTGATCAAAAGATGAATAAAACTTTTAGTCAATATTAAAAATAGAGAGAGTGACCTTtggtataattataatatatatttttttatatctcgAGAGACGAGTCATGAAAAATCTTCTTTAAACAAACCTATCTACATTAATCCTCTCAGATTCTACTTAGGGTGTCTTGTGCATTAAATATACTCTTTTTTTAGTAATATTATATCTCATAATATTTATGTTGGATCAAACTTTTATACCATACGAAATTTTATTaccatgttattattattattattattattattattattattattatataagtaaattttacatAGCACATATTCttttataaatgataattttGCTTCCTGTATATCCATCCCTAGTGGTCTCCATGCCTGCGTCTCTAGCTATCTCCACATATCGTCCCCATTATTATCCTTAGTGGAGGGGGTCACGGGCTAGGACAACATGGGCAAGGCTTACGAGTTCTCGATGAAGGGGTTGGCAGATCAATTCTCAATTTTTCTCTTTCGTCCTTTTTGATTGTTTTAAACATGACGATCAGAGGGTAGGGGGAACACATGCGAAGAAGATCGTCAACCAGTGGTAAGTTCCCGACGATCCTCTTTCACTCCCTTTAGTCACCATGGACATGATGCATGAAGGTGAGAAAAACGTGCAAGAAGACGACCAGGGTTGAAGGTGGTGATCGATGCAACATAGACAaagataaaataatctttttaccAAGGAAGATGAtgtgagaaattttttttaagaatatatatataatattaaattgtTAAAATTAAgttaaattatataaatattgaaTTATATATTAAATGCGTGTCAAATTGTCACGTagaacagcaaaaaaaaaaaaaaagattcagctTACCGGTATCAAATTGAAACGTGCCGTCATGAACACCAACAATTTTTTTTCTCCGATATAAACAAAGATCCTGAAAGCCACACACTAAAGTTTCAAGCTCAGTTGATGGAGCATTCAACCACTGGCTTTTGTAAGCCCTAACAAAGCCTGTAGTTTGCAACCTAAGCTTTCTATCATGGCGCTGTCTGTCACCGCACGCACTCGACGCGTCCCAAACATTCCACCTTCCGGCTTCAGCTTTTGGGGGGTCCCCATTGCCGTTTCTTTTACAGATGGGCACAGTTCATCGTCctcttttcctcctccctcttttcatcgCCAGATCTCCCATTGCCATGATCCCATGTGGTCTCATGCTCCAAAGCGAAAGCCTTTACACTTTTGTAGGGAATCTCGCTTTGTTGAACCTCTCATCACCGTGTCAAGATTAAGGTTCTATTTAacatgtcgtcgtcgtcgtcgttgttgTTGACAGCAGTTGTGATGCCTCATATAATGCGGCGAAGGCCAGAGAAGATGATGTTCTTTAACCTATCGTATTAAGCATATGCTGCTTGCTGTTACTTGTAAGCAAAGTATTCCAATGGTAGACGAGATCGGGCTATGTGGGGTTTGATCTCTGAGCAACATCAATTTTGGCTGCACCACTGCCCGAGTGATATTGTTACTTCATGGTCCAAAAGATTCATCATAAGACTCTATAGCCATGTCTTGGATTTCAAGCAAAAAACCAGAGCTACAGATGCATGAGATGATCCCGACACAGCACAGCCCAAAAAGTGATGTGTGCCATGTCACCAAGTTCTGACATAGCTAACATGATCTGCGTTCTGCTGGTGCTATTAGCAGGGGGAAGAACTCGTACCTCCCTTCAAGAAACAGGTGGATCCCCAGGTTTGCCTTTCGTCAATTTTATCGAACTAGATTTCGAGTGTGACATCGTTGACCATGTTCGCAGGGATCGTTTTCCTGACAGTGGTTGCTTGCTCAGAGTTTGTGGGCTTTTGGGCTATCAGGTGTTCGCCGTAATGTCTGAGAGAGTCTCAACAAGTGGTACATGACATGAATGCAATGTTTTGGGCCTTTTTCTGTTAGCTGACAGCCCGTTAACTTCGAGGCAATGAATTGCTGCTGTCAACATACTCGGAACGACTGTGTCGAGCTGTGATCACTCGTGAATCTTCACGTTAAGATGATGGATGACTTTTATTCTTTTAGTCGCAATCGATGAGCCTGGAGTCGGATTAAGCTTCTCGTGAGAGCTTTCGCATGCATCTTCGATGTCACCACCATGGAAACAAATGGTCGATCATATCAAGAAACTGAGCCATTGCCTTGCTCTCAGCCTTCAGGTATGATACAGAATCCTACATTGCTTTATAATTCCTTGACAGTGATGTATCAGTTGCTGTCGTAGTCACTGTCTGCACTCTACGCATCACTGCTCGAATAATTGACAAAGGAGGCTTCGAGCTTTTTACAACCTTTCACGAATTGATGGTTACATGCCAAACCGTATGGTCCCAATTGATATGTAAACAATATTGACATTTCGTATTGATTTGATGTTTCAAATTGATTGTTTCATTATGGTTTAAGAATTTGGGTATTTTactgaaaaaaattaatattagctTTTTAATCAGATGACACCCCAAAGTTTCTTTGTACTTTTTGTCGATGTTATTCAAAAATCTTTAATTTTAGTAATtagttattataatttttttaaaaataaaaaataaaaaatattaatcgtCTTTAGTAATGATTCTAAGATGAttagtatattttttttatttcttaaaggttttgtaataaTAGCATATATGATAAGTCAATTTAGTAAAATATCGAGGGTATTTTTATccaaataaaaaaactttaagtaaaaataaataaatatgaagaATATCATACGGTAAAAAGTCGACAATATAAAATACGCTAAGAACTTTCACTATAGTACTACTAAatactaaattattttttaataatttttggaAGAAACTAAATCATTGAATCTTATAAAccgattgaaaagaaataatttttattaggttaaaagaaataaattcaaaGGGTGCGACTTACCCCACAAGTACGAAACCAGCATCGTAGGACCCAAGAAATTAATACCACAATGAAAAAGTACAAGAAAACCTGTGGAGAACGTTGATATGACATCTAACTATGTGACATGCAATTAATTTCTAGACTAAGTTTTTCCCTTTTATTTGAAAGGGATTGTGTTCATCAATTAGTGATCTGAACCACGACGAGGGCGAAGTTTCTGACGTGATACGATTGACTTGGTTTGACCTCTCTCAGATGAATTTAAACGCAATTAATATCAACCAATAGCAGCAGCCttatgatattataatatttatacacGCCTCACGCTGCCACACCCACCCTCTCGAAACCTGGTATTTACAAAGCAGCCATCGTAGCGACATCGCATGATCGAACGGATTACAATTTCCCCAAGCGTGCGGTGCCTCAAGGACCTGCGGCAGAAGGCCGAATCGGAGCTACCCGAGCAACGCCCACACGTGCGACCCGTCCCGCCGGCGACTCCCCTTCCTCCTCGCCGCTGCCTCCGCCTCCGCGGCCCGGTACGGCCCCGCTCGCTGCGACTCCGTCAGCATTTCCCACATCACGTGCACGTCCTCGTACTCGCACGTCCTCACCTCCCGCCTCAGCCGCATCAGCCCTTGCGGCGAATCACGGAGGAAAAGAGGGGTTAGT
Above is a genomic segment from Musa acuminata AAA Group cultivar baxijiao chromosome BXJ3-4, Cavendish_Baxijiao_AAA, whole genome shotgun sequence containing:
- the LOC103981408 gene encoding QWRF motif-containing protein 2-like, producing MVAAVPAAATNAAASRNAPRHHKNTSPPPHRDDLQNPRRSPLIPSEKDNAAAGTRRPRVKEITSRYLSSYSSSSSSTSTSYSTATTFSSSSASSGSRRFPSPLVTPRYSTPMALPQSTAQKRSLSVDRARPSTPQTDPRPTPAEPSAAARTLCKTTRSLSVSFQGESFFYQTSRARAVSPSPSRKPTPERRRANASPAAPAKAGDNLENSRPFDNHHRWPASRAQPSNPSMRSSNCSSEKKEPILATVRLLQQSMMFDDSARRASFDGGDLSASSDTDSVSSGSNSGALEFSVPPRAKVTSRGISVSARFWQDTNGQMRRYPETCSPLSSPDSRPRMGVVKKLLVDSPSSSPRSVSSPLRGPMRPSSPSKLVTSPSRGMASPLRARSNVSMSTSPVCQPGNAPSIISFAAEVRRAKKGENRIEEAHTLRLLDNRHLQWRCVNARANAALLVQKLTVEKNLYDAWITTSKLRDSITIKRIKLQILTQNLKLISILKEQMAYLEEWSLMEQDHSSSLSGATEALKASTLCLPIVNGAKADIIEVKDAIGSAVDMMQAIGSSICSLLSKVEGTSNLVSEITNVAAQEQVLLDRSRSVLSTVAALDVKHCSLQGQLIQLKGKASQIQTQSRYFYQPCDH